A genome region from Neptunomonas japonica JAMM 1380 includes the following:
- a CDS encoding potassium channel family protein: MTYQKHQAFLSKLGFGGVSDQENVKAKRWSRRLEGPMMLVALWIIVDWYLREKGLSAPGITFFTDWFIWLCFIAETSILLALVDNKKQYLLNNWMNIVIIIGGLPIIWGMETFYAGILRSLRLLIMFGIFLRISTDVRSVLSRHSLGLTLFISLLIMLFSGFIISGIDPAFETPLDGIWWAWVTITTVGYGDLVPSTTTGRLFGAFLILMGIGLFSMLTASFSVFFIEQDEKDMIEREDENIRRISRIENQLERIEEQLEKTLFHLTQTHSKNVESQSEIGPSNLLNTTPSKTDNSESSNDKLLKENAAKPPQDQDK, encoded by the coding sequence ATGACTTACCAAAAACATCAGGCCTTTCTCAGCAAACTCGGATTTGGTGGCGTAAGCGATCAAGAAAATGTGAAAGCAAAACGTTGGTCTAGACGCCTAGAAGGACCAATGATGCTGGTTGCACTCTGGATCATTGTTGACTGGTACCTCAGAGAAAAAGGCTTATCCGCACCAGGCATTACATTTTTCACTGACTGGTTCATCTGGCTATGCTTCATTGCAGAAACCAGTATATTGCTCGCGCTAGTGGATAATAAAAAGCAGTACTTGCTCAACAACTGGATGAACATCGTCATTATCATAGGAGGTTTACCCATTATATGGGGAATGGAAACCTTTTATGCGGGTATATTAAGAAGCCTACGCTTACTCATTATGTTTGGTATCTTCCTGCGTATATCCACCGATGTGCGCTCTGTTCTATCACGCCATAGCTTAGGCCTGACACTTTTCATTAGCCTCCTTATCATGCTGTTTTCCGGTTTTATCATCTCAGGTATTGACCCCGCCTTCGAAACCCCCTTAGATGGCATTTGGTGGGCTTGGGTTACTATTACTACAGTAGGATACGGAGACCTTGTTCCTAGCACCACCACAGGGCGACTTTTTGGTGCTTTCCTTATTTTGATGGGAATAGGTCTATTCTCCATGCTAACAGCGAGCTTCTCTGTTTTTTTTATCGAACAAGATGAAAAGGATATGATTGAACGCGAAGATGAAAATATTCGTCGAATAAGCCGAATTGAAAACCAACTAGAACGCATCGAAGAACAGCTAGAAAAAACGTTATTCCACCTCACCCAAACGCATTCCAAAAACGTGGAGTCTCAATCCGAGATTGGCCCATCGAACCTCTTAAACACGACTCCATCAAAGACAGACAATAGCGAAAGCAGCAACGATAAACTTCTTAAAGAGAATGCTGCAAAGCCACCTCAAGATCAGGATAAGTAA
- a CDS encoding TIGR01777 family oxidoreductase produces the protein MHYLISGGTGFIGTALIHTLLEEGHQITVISRTPEKVALLFKGATQSVALTQVNKIAKKVDGVINLAGEPIVDKRWSEARKQLLRESRVDFTKELIAQLKRASARPEFFISGSAIGFYGSHEGGAPLHEGSHPISGFTHDLCRDWEAEALEAGKLLGARVCLVRTGVVLGVGGGALAKMLPPFNLGLGGPIGGGQQWMSWVHLSDEISVIRFLMEHQTLLGSFNATSPNAVTNEVFSQTLGGVLDKSAKLRMPEFVMKLLLGDASELLLEGQRVYPARLLDAGFEFTYPDLEVALQHSL, from the coding sequence ATGCATTATCTGATCAGTGGTGGGACAGGGTTTATTGGGACTGCATTGATTCATACTTTATTGGAAGAAGGGCATCAGATAACGGTCATTTCTCGAACGCCAGAGAAAGTGGCGCTTCTTTTTAAAGGAGCAACTCAAAGTGTTGCTCTTACACAAGTAAATAAGATAGCTAAAAAGGTTGACGGTGTTATTAATTTGGCGGGAGAGCCCATCGTTGATAAGCGCTGGAGTGAGGCGCGTAAGCAATTATTACGTGAAAGTCGTGTTGATTTTACGAAAGAGTTGATAGCGCAGCTAAAGAGGGCTTCTGCTCGGCCCGAGTTTTTTATTAGCGGCTCAGCTATTGGTTTTTATGGATCGCATGAAGGAGGAGCGCCGTTGCACGAGGGGAGTCACCCTATATCAGGGTTTACACATGATTTATGTCGTGATTGGGAAGCAGAGGCTTTGGAGGCTGGAAAGCTCTTGGGAGCGCGGGTGTGTTTAGTCAGAACCGGTGTGGTATTAGGTGTCGGTGGTGGCGCGCTAGCAAAAATGTTACCGCCTTTTAATTTAGGTCTGGGTGGGCCAATTGGTGGTGGGCAGCAGTGGATGTCATGGGTTCACTTATCTGATGAAATATCAGTCATTCGATTTTTGATGGAACACCAGACTTTATTGGGAAGCTTTAATGCAACTTCTCCAAACGCGGTCACAAATGAGGTGTTTAGCCAAACTTTAGGTGGCGTTTTAGATAAGTCAGCCAAGCTAAGAATGCCTGAGTTTGTGATGAAGTTATTGTTGGGCGATGCGAGTGAGTTATTGCTAGAAGGGCAGAGAGTATATCCTGCCCGCTTGCTCGATGCAGGATTTGAATTTACTTATCCTGATCTTGAGGTGGCTTTGCAGCATTCTCTTTAA
- a CDS encoding riboflavin synthase subunit alpha has translation MFTGIVQGLAKVIALNKRDQFMQLRLSLPQRNASNLQTGASIAVNGTCLTITEFDQNEVQFDVIEETLQVTNIGSFDVGDTVNFERAARYGDEIGGHQLSGHISSVVTIDEIVRTTDNCTLWLKAPEQLLQYLLPKGFVSLNGCSLTIGEVIGSRFSIHLIPETLAVTTFGSAQQGDRINMEVDPQTQAIVDTVNSFLNNRTL, from the coding sequence ATGTTTACAGGTATTGTGCAAGGACTAGCCAAAGTCATCGCACTAAACAAGCGTGACCAATTTATGCAACTACGCCTCAGCTTACCGCAGCGCAACGCCTCAAACCTACAAACAGGCGCGAGCATCGCCGTTAACGGTACCTGCTTAACGATTACCGAATTCGATCAAAACGAAGTTCAATTTGATGTTATCGAAGAAACATTACAAGTCACTAACATAGGGAGTTTTGATGTTGGCGACACTGTTAATTTTGAACGCGCTGCACGCTATGGTGATGAAATTGGTGGCCATCAACTATCAGGGCATATTTCATCAGTCGTCACTATAGATGAAATTGTTCGCACAACAGACAATTGTACGCTTTGGCTAAAAGCACCTGAGCAACTACTCCAGTACCTGTTACCAAAAGGTTTTGTGTCGTTAAATGGCTGCAGCCTAACGATAGGTGAGGTTATTGGCTCACGCTTTAGTATTCACCTGATTCCTGAAACGTTAGCTGTTACCACTTTTGGCAGCGCTCAACAGGGCGACAGGATTAATATGGAAGTAGACCCTCAAACTCAAGCTATTGTAGATACTGTTAATAGCTTTCTAAACAACCGCACTCTATAA
- a CDS encoding YciC family protein, with product MSTFEYLRQSFFFFKQNFTVIAKIQLPFLVVLNGLALWLDINVTDTNEFREKTAYISILSLTLLPIYWGATILFMQSKLENAPIAASQAVYASLSFWRSLLFTFILTSFAVFGGLLLFILPGVYIGVRLAFADYICVLEKQSALNSLKQSWKDTSDYFWTLLPGLAILFTGIQLIEMPIAHTLSNMEERSILIELPIVAVVDLLGALITVFGFRIYCVMREENRPQEINSSKPVDDLPDDTDQ from the coding sequence ATGAGCACTTTTGAATACCTTAGACAAAGCTTTTTCTTTTTTAAACAAAACTTTACTGTCATTGCTAAGATACAACTGCCTTTCTTAGTTGTACTCAATGGACTAGCGCTTTGGTTAGATATCAATGTAACTGATACTAATGAGTTTAGAGAAAAAACCGCCTATATCTCAATTCTTAGCTTAACACTTTTACCCATTTATTGGGGTGCCACTATTTTATTCATGCAGTCTAAATTAGAGAATGCACCGATTGCTGCATCACAAGCCGTTTATGCTAGTTTATCGTTTTGGCGCAGCTTATTATTTACCTTTATTTTAACCTCATTTGCCGTATTTGGTGGGCTATTACTCTTCATATTACCCGGCGTGTATATTGGAGTTCGCCTTGCCTTTGCTGATTACATTTGTGTTTTAGAGAAACAGTCTGCACTTAATAGCTTAAAGCAGAGCTGGAAAGATACTTCAGACTATTTCTGGACTCTACTACCCGGTTTAGCAATTCTTTTTACGGGGATTCAGCTCATTGAAATGCCGATAGCGCATACACTGTCTAACATGGAAGAGCGCAGTATATTAATTGAGCTACCTATTGTTGCAGTAGTAGATCTCTTAGGTGCTTTAATTACAGTATTTGGTTTTAGAATCTACTGCGTGATGCGTGAGGAAAACCGACCTCAAGAAATTAACTCTTCGAAGCCTGTTGATGATCTACCCGATGATACAGATCAATAA
- a CDS encoding HDOD domain-containing protein, whose amino-acid sequence MSEKQISAEANIKMMLLDPHGEYLNWPKLLQKTQKSWEVFCIDDPEVLIARLKVDHYDAIIISSSVKDYTELSVLRRIQEISPSILRFQLGSKLETPKEMAQKLELTHRIFPDPSSIKQIAQTIEYLFKITRLINRPTLKHFISQKKQLPAAPTTYKALTQELSSDTTDARKIAAIVECDPALSAKMIQLVNSSYFGLPRQISHIPEAVSMIGIRMLRGLALSSQTSGIYPPHRNWKYFSFEKTNQRSLLVARLARDICQDIGVEKGIMEQAFLGGLLHDIGILVMASQDPAAYLKVLQYTVKEEKPLHAAERKIMGVYHGEVGAALMALWGIPALTVEAILFHPIPFLSKDQSFQPLTAVHVADALIPPVWQHNTSQMNSQLSEPYLERIGHLKDLHRWKLIAYDYKILMNSIEI is encoded by the coding sequence ATGTCAGAGAAACAAATTTCTGCTGAAGCAAACATCAAGATGATGCTGCTTGATCCTCATGGTGAATACCTTAACTGGCCAAAGCTCCTCCAAAAAACTCAAAAGAGCTGGGAAGTCTTCTGTATTGACGACCCAGAAGTACTAATAGCCCGTCTTAAAGTTGATCACTATGACGCCATTATCATAAGCAGCTCTGTGAAAGACTACACAGAGCTCAGCGTGCTGCGAAGAATCCAAGAAATAAGCCCTTCAATACTGCGCTTCCAACTGGGCAGTAAGCTTGAAACACCTAAAGAAATGGCACAAAAACTCGAGTTAACACATCGCATTTTTCCTGACCCATCCAGCATTAAACAGATAGCTCAAACTATCGAATACTTATTCAAAATCACCCGCTTAATAAACCGACCAACACTTAAACATTTTATTAGCCAAAAGAAGCAACTTCCTGCAGCACCAACAACTTATAAAGCACTCACTCAAGAGCTAAGTTCAGATACTACCGATGCACGAAAAATTGCAGCTATTGTCGAGTGCGACCCTGCGTTAAGTGCAAAAATGATTCAACTGGTTAATTCTTCATACTTTGGCTTACCGCGCCAAATCAGCCATATACCAGAAGCTGTCTCCATGATCGGCATTCGCATGTTGCGCGGACTGGCACTATCCAGCCAAACATCTGGCATCTACCCTCCTCACAGAAATTGGAAATATTTCTCATTTGAAAAAACCAACCAACGCTCTTTATTAGTCGCAAGGCTGGCACGTGATATTTGCCAAGATATCGGTGTAGAAAAAGGCATAATGGAGCAGGCATTTTTAGGAGGGCTGCTTCATGATATAGGTATTCTAGTGATGGCCTCTCAAGATCCAGCGGCATACCTTAAAGTTTTGCAGTATACCGTAAAGGAAGAAAAGCCCTTGCATGCAGCAGAGAGAAAAATCATGGGGGTTTATCATGGCGAGGTAGGGGCCGCACTTATGGCGCTATGGGGCATTCCAGCACTAACTGTTGAAGCAATACTGTTTCACCCCATCCCCTTCCTATCGAAAGACCAAAGCTTCCAGCCACTAACTGCAGTTCATGTTGCAGACGCTTTAATACCACCGGTATGGCAACACAACACTTCACAGATGAACAGCCAGTTATCAGAGCCCTATTTAGAAAGAATAGGCCATTTAAAAGATCTACATCGCTGGAAGCTAATTGCGTATGACTACAAGATTTTAATGAACTCCATCGAAATATAA
- a CDS encoding TRAP transporter permease: MTQASSISAQDTAEKLKKLELAQRDDASPIGRFIYWAGVCFAIAHIYFNTLGTLSELWVSALHFGGFALLCSLMFPMIKGPGGAKKSVLFLDILLGVAAVVCALYLIGFEDALYERGVKFVNLDWVFSILAIGIALELTRRTTGWFIPCMILFALTYVFWWGPYIDGMFGFAGLSLETVMYRSYFSSEGMFGQIARISWTYVFMFILFGAFLVKSGAGEFIIELSRCAAGRFVGGPGFVAVLGSGLMGSVSGSSVANTVSTGVITIPLMQKAGFPPRFAAGVEAAASTGGQLMPPVMGAGAFIMASYTQIPYVDIIAIAALPALLYFMSVGFYVRVEAQRSHAQAVELDTRPVKDVLKEGWHFLLPLGVLVGLLIYGFTPTYAAGISILSVIVSSWLSKNPMGIKDILDALAQGSKNMATTAILLIAVGLVVNVVAMTGIGNTFSLMVTEWAGGSLLITLVLVALASLVLGMGLPVTAAYIVLATLSAPALYGLMAEMQLVQLIMDGTLPEVAKTIFMLVDMDKVALLAAPMSEVDALAMVDMIPTDLKGQLLQQAIDPTSLAMLLLSAHMIIFWLSQDSNVTPPVCLTAFAAAAIAGTPPMATGMTAWKIAKGMYVVPVLFAYTNFIGGSATEVLTIFAFSLFGMYALVGFMEGYLEGPLPLVLRLMSGVAGLGLLWPHHQILVSLISLFIFVAIFIYSRRLAPSNAAVV; the protein is encoded by the coding sequence ATGACTCAGGCATCATCTATTTCTGCTCAGGACACTGCGGAAAAATTAAAAAAATTGGAGTTAGCGCAGCGGGATGATGCCAGCCCTATAGGTCGCTTTATCTACTGGGCAGGTGTGTGTTTTGCCATTGCTCATATCTACTTTAATACTTTGGGTACCTTGTCAGAGTTATGGGTTTCGGCCCTGCATTTTGGCGGTTTTGCCTTACTTTGCTCACTTATGTTTCCCATGATCAAAGGCCCTGGTGGCGCTAAAAAATCAGTTCTTTTTTTAGATATTCTGCTCGGTGTCGCTGCTGTAGTCTGTGCTTTATATTTGATTGGCTTTGAAGACGCTCTGTATGAGCGTGGCGTGAAGTTTGTCAATTTAGACTGGGTGTTTTCAATCCTTGCGATTGGTATCGCTTTAGAGCTGACAAGAAGAACCACCGGCTGGTTTATCCCTTGCATGATCTTGTTTGCACTCACCTATGTGTTTTGGTGGGGACCGTACATCGACGGTATGTTCGGGTTTGCTGGGTTAAGCCTTGAAACGGTGATGTACCGTAGTTATTTTTCATCAGAAGGGATGTTTGGGCAGATTGCCCGTATCTCTTGGACTTATGTTTTCATGTTCATTCTCTTTGGTGCCTTCTTAGTAAAGTCTGGTGCCGGAGAGTTTATTATTGAGTTATCCCGCTGTGCTGCCGGGCGCTTTGTTGGCGGGCCAGGTTTTGTTGCTGTGCTGGGATCAGGTTTGATGGGATCTGTTTCAGGCTCCTCTGTGGCTAATACCGTATCAACGGGTGTTATTACTATACCGCTGATGCAAAAAGCAGGTTTTCCGCCACGTTTTGCTGCCGGTGTAGAAGCGGCGGCTTCTACCGGTGGGCAGTTGATGCCTCCTGTGATGGGAGCCGGTGCCTTTATTATGGCGTCGTATACTCAAATTCCTTATGTAGATATTATTGCGATCGCTGCCTTGCCTGCGTTGTTATATTTTATGTCAGTTGGTTTTTATGTGCGTGTTGAAGCACAGCGTAGTCATGCTCAAGCTGTCGAGCTTGATACTCGACCCGTAAAAGACGTCTTAAAAGAGGGCTGGCATTTCTTGCTGCCACTAGGCGTTTTAGTCGGTTTACTTATCTATGGTTTTACACCGACTTACGCGGCGGGTATTTCTATCTTGTCTGTCATTGTCTCTTCTTGGTTATCGAAAAACCCAATGGGTATTAAGGATATCCTTGATGCCTTGGCGCAAGGTTCAAAAAACATGGCGACAACCGCTATCTTATTGATTGCTGTAGGTTTGGTTGTAAATGTTGTGGCGATGACAGGGATTGGTAATACCTTTTCTCTGATGGTCACTGAGTGGGCGGGAGGGAGCTTATTAATTACCTTGGTATTAGTGGCGCTGGCATCTCTAGTATTAGGGATGGGATTACCCGTAACTGCTGCTTATATTGTATTAGCGACACTGTCGGCCCCTGCACTTTATGGCCTGATGGCTGAGATGCAATTGGTCCAGTTAATTATGGATGGCACTTTGCCCGAAGTGGCGAAAACGATCTTTATGTTAGTTGATATGGATAAAGTCGCTTTATTGGCTGCGCCGATGTCTGAAGTGGATGCATTAGCAATGGTTGATATGATTCCTACTGATTTAAAGGGGCAATTATTACAGCAAGCGATTGATCCGACTTCTTTAGCCATGTTGCTGCTTTCTGCTCATATGATTATTTTTTGGCTGTCACAAGACTCAAACGTTACCCCGCCTGTGTGTTTGACTGCTTTTGCTGCGGCGGCCATTGCTGGAACTCCGCCGATGGCAACGGGGATGACTGCTTGGAAAATAGCTAAGGGTATGTATGTTGTTCCGGTTTTGTTTGCATATACCAATTTTATTGGTGGATCTGCCACGGAAGTTTTGACTATCTTTGCATTCTCTCTTTTCGGCATGTATGCGCTGGTAGGTTTTATGGAAGGCTACTTGGAAGGGCCGTTGCCGCTCGTGTTGAGACTCATGTCAGGAGTGGCTGGGCTGGGGCTGTTATGGCCGCACCATCAAATCCTAGTTAGCCTCATATCGTTGTTTATTTTTGTGGCTATATTTATCTATAGTCGTCGTCTGGCCCCCTCGAATGCAGCTGTTGTTTGA